AACTTTTCCATTTTTAGACGGGAAAAGAACGATTTAATAGAAGCGTTGTCGAAACAATTTCCACGGCGAGAATGGCTTCCTATCATCTTTTTCATTTCAAGATGCTTGGCATATGTTTGGATGTTGTACTGAAATGCCTGATCTGAATGGAGCATTGGCCGCTTTTCAACTTCTCCACGTATTCGTCACGA
This Paenibacillus xylanexedens DNA region includes the following protein-coding sequences:
- a CDS encoding IS3 family transposase, producing the protein MLHSDQAFQYNIQTYAKHLEMKKMIGSHSRRGNCFDNASIKSFFSRLKMEKLYLEKLQNLGEARSKITNYISFYTEEHIQNKLGYVSPIEFPNNVAA